The segment AGAGAGCAAAAAATATGCATACGTTCTTATAAAGCTACATTTATGATGTCAGTAGGAtaggtttaatatttaaaaaaaatcaaaatgataTCGAAACACATTAAATTAAGGCACATTTTTTGTGTTTGACTTTACAATTGTGAGCACTGACACTATTGAGTTTATGCTGTACTGTGATAAAAAGGGTGTTTACTATTTTTCCGTAAACTAGATATTATGAGAAAAACATGAAAATCTCTTTAAAATGTATCACAGTTTACTATGCAccaatgttttgttaaatagaCTTCTTTGTGAGCCTTCGAGGCGAATACTTAAAGTTTTCTCcttgacaaatattatttattaaagctatttaaatgtatatggtAAGTTAATTGTCTTGAATACAAAATGGTAACACAGTTGTCCCATAAGGTGATGGCGAATGAGTGAAATTTAGAAAATGAATTATGctccaattaataaaattgtaatttttaacaatctagaatcgttttaaattcatctgaaattatttaagtgaCCTGGATGTTAGCGATTTGGAGTAATTTGTTGTTAACgactttttctattaaatacaaaagcggtacgattaaaattttatcgagTCGCtacttttatagttattaattgaTCCAATCTATTTTTTGTTACGTATAATGTATCCTTTggattattgatattaaatataaatatggcaATGTAAAGGCCTCAGTTATAGGGGttattaggttttttttaagtaatatcgataatttttgttatattcatgTTGGAGAGTATcgattggattttttttaatactttttaactaaaaattcaAAGAGCAACAACATTGTgggttatttttgtaattatatcattACTATGCATTGCATGTAGCGATTATAAAGTATCTCCTGGTACTGTCACAGATTCGGTTTGAACataatttccatataaaattaaaaattaaatcaaatctaTTTACGAAAAactcaaatttaaaaacataataaaaataaaaaataaaataataaactcacCAAAACTATTATACTTAACCCCATGATGGGGAAGATTTACACGAATcctctttatttaaatctggaacgaaaattaaaattataaattatttgctcATAACTATATTCATAAGGTTATATTTCAAATCCAACTCACCAATAATTTCGATTGTTTCTATAGTGAAGTAGCAATGATTTTTGGACAATGTTTGTGCGTTTGCGTCGTGGTCGCGAACGTTGTGCGACTGAGCGGTCGTCTCTTGCGATCGCCGGTGTTAATACCTCGGTGTCATCGAGCCGCTCATCTCACACCTACGCGGACGATTCACTTTCgggataaataattattgtgatcataataaggaaaatttttcCGTAAGGCTTTGAGATTGATGTTATTAACAACTAGTTTTTCGTTAGCCTTTAATAAGATATAGTTTAGAttgcttgtttattttttatgtcaaacaactttactttattacataaaatgtgtaattaaaGCTGCTGTAATTGCTTGTGACAGCATGATGGTGccattaaactttaatataatgattgaTTGGAAATTCATATGTCAAAACAGTGTTCGAATTAATTCGGAAACAATGAGTCTAAACCAAAAGTGACACCCACACATCCCTAgtgaattatgttttaaatggcATTCCAAGAcagtcaaatataaaaaatgttgttgtATTAGAACTGAAAGAcgcataaattttattatatatttatgattataaataaataggtttAATTGCACcagtttagtttttatatcgaATTTTAGGCTTCGGGAGAAATCAGACAGGTTGTAGACGAGATATCAATTAGATTATACTGTGAGAGATTTTAATAGGTTTGCaatttaaaaacgttttagtccatattgaatattttcaaatttagaatgttaaatttatcaacGGCTGGAGATATCGTAAATTCGTTGCATTTAATGGAACAAATTGATGCCATTAGGACAGCTTTATAAAATCGTGCATGCATACCCTAATGCTtgcaaatatttatgacatcgttttaattttacatatttactaTCCTAACTTAATACGAatttatatccgaaaaattaGCTTCACTTGTTTTGCTCATTTTTTGATCAttcgttaaattattaaatgtcaaatatgttttttgtacTCATGTTTGTgtgaaatagtaaaaatattaaaactgttagtgcagttatataatattgcgCTTTCGAAAATCGAAGGCAAAGCAGAAGAttgaaaaaacaatacaagtattataaataaaaagagagCCAGTGGTCAATATAAATAGAGAATAAAATTAGCTGTTTCTTGTggtaaacttttaatattatatgccTTTTATTATCTtgctataagaaaaaaatacaaaatattagaaCCAGATTTTACTTAATCATAAGAATGTTTACGACTGGAAAGTTTGGATggtttttagtaaaattttccataaaaatggCTATTATTTTCCAATGATCGTTAGAACCTAAAATATAAACccgatttaatataatacatacacggacccttatatacaattaatcaGAAGTATAAATGAAgtatatgttatttgtatGAGTTTGTATGAGTAAAGATTAGGAACTAAGATTTCCAGTTATATATAAGTCAGAGAAACAACAACATAGAAGGAAACGTTCAAGGAACACCTCAATAATTTcgatgataaatttatactatcaGAATCATACTTTAATAACTCCAAAAagatatattcaatttaattcaacCGTCACCATACCGTTCACGAAACTTCACAGCACCAACAttataggtacatatttttcaaagaaacgcttatgaacaaatattttcaatcaaacaaaacaaataaagcacataaatttaatatggataaataaaattgcgtTAATAACAACATTTGTGACACAACTTATAcacttttatacaattttatataaagccttttaattatactaaatattgcttcaatatattttgaacgGAAGCTAAAGATCACAATTACTCTGTACGTCTTAAATGAGGCGAACAATATTTATGGTATCATGAATTCCATAAGCCATTATGACGATAACActtgaattaatttgtaaaggTTTTcgattttagtaaaatttaaacgttggaataaataaattaacgtaTCTTACTTTGTTACTTACGTTtccattttgtttaattaatattatcactcGTTTACCaatcaaacataaaaatatttaaattttataatatcatatataaaataaataagtatagtttaatatacatgtataatttCACGAACTCACTATTGTACTGGACGTACAAATTTCGGTTAATGTAACCCGGGCTCGGACTACGTGGTTCCGTGATGCGCAGACGCATAGCGCCGCAATTACTATGCAGGTAGCGTTCCTTCCTTTCTTCCCGCCAATGTCACCGCATTGTTCACCTCCATACATACCGTCAGCTCGGACTAACAGTAAACTGACTAAGTAGACCCTGAAATTGGCATTGCCCTTGTTATGCTCAGAGTCGACCCGAACACGACCTAGCCTCCTTAAGGATGTTTTTGTTTCAGTCTTTGtcaatgaaattttgtaaagaaGACTATGACCTGAAGTGCTAATTgctaatattgtttgttttgtgcCTTCTTAATTTTTGCGAATACAAATTTACCAGGTagattataaacaaaagtgCAGTTCAACAacctttttcaattttaaaatttatgaattacaaaaaaattttatgtctaaAATAGAAAGGTtgcaaagaattttatatatatattgtatatatttaataaatagaagaCAATAAAGTGGGAAGTAAACAGTCGTACAATTGTATATCAAGCCGTCAATACCAGATTGTGTGCccttttttaaatgtgatCTAGACCGGTCTCGGGTCTAGGAATGTACTAGCTTTACCGAAATGACATCCTTCGAGATGTCTTGACTGGTGTGTTTTTACAAACAGGTACTAAAGAAACGGGAGCATCCCGCGTGAGTCAAGTTCAAGGCGAAACATTGGCATTTATTAGATGATTCGTCAACTCTTCTCGCTAAGAACACTGTTCACGAAgtctgttattaattataataatatacaacattTCAAAGTTCAATGaacttatatgtttttttttattaaaacctagaaatatattatataatacagctATATCAAGGgacaaaatcattaatataatagaattaggtacctgttataataatttctaaagaAACAGAGTATCTTTATTAAgattgaacattttattatgatttacgtatacataaattaatataagattaattatttttatcgctGAATTGGTATTTGGAAATATTTggatcaattattatttattatcagctAACAAGTCACAACACATTTTTAAAgcgataataatattttgatcttGACATTATATTAGAAAGGGCAGGAAATAATGTTACCAAAACTTTCAAAGTgttgttttaattcatatctgcatacatatttaatatatttgtagtatATGAACTTATCACTAGTGTTATCttgtttgtttacaataaaataaataaaatgtgctAAGGCAGATCAATTACAATATCGCTGtacagtttgttttttttaaatacttttatcacCCTGAAGTTGGTAGTTTAAAACAGCTCTTCTATTAGTGTAGTTGTGCCTCAGCGATGACGGGAcagtataatttgtttttaagtaaacGCTTAGTAACAGAGGAAAAGATTTTCGATGGTGGGGTTTTGGTTAACGAGTTCGGAAAGATTGAAGACGTGCTTGACCGATACGATGCTGATAATTTGATAGCCGAGAGCAAGGATAAAATTACTGTAAGCATGTTAAAATGTTCtgtctatatttattagtagCTTTCGTGGCGTGATTAACAGAATAGTATTGTCTCCTTCACGCATGCAAGTCTCTTTTATACATTGCACATGCAACCTTGAGAGGTCGATGAGGACAGGTTATGCTTGTTCTTTTTGCATTTGTGcccaaattatttttgtttacattatcaactgattgatataaattttttattatagttacaaAACTGTTTATTACAATCAAATTGTAAACCGTCtaggtttatattatttttactattttaaattaagtacctgatgatttttttttttatatttcgagaTTGTATTTGAATATCATTAGGAAAAAACTGGTTCCATGATGGATTCTGCAGCTGGtaaacaatttgatttattgttttaatgttactcaatatataaaactccTAAATgcttgtttgaaattaatcaCTAAAATGTTTAACCGTTGCTAAACATGAGTAAGAGCTATTAAACAcgaacttatttattttgagtctacgtatgtttgtatgtgtaCCTATGAGAGTATAAACGAGTCAAATATTTGATCCCAACATTAGCTAATTAGCACTATTATTTGGACATGTAACGGTGCTATTTAtcgacatattatatattaaatacatactttGAGGGCTAATTTGTATTGGTGcaagctataaatataaagctttggacgtataaaataataaaaaaggacTAGCAGTTTTAAATAACGCCTTTTGATATGGATTTCAGCGATTAAAGCgcatatttattcttttattttaattcattttaaaataaaagtccaAAACGACGTTTTCGTTTTAAAACGTGACCATAAAAGCTAAATTTCCATGTAACTTTAATAAGctcgaaaagaaaaaaagaatgatttattgtaattaataaaattggtaACACAAAGTGATTACACTTAATTCAGAATTGACCTTTCATTATTTTGACAGAcacagataaatattaaatatttttttaataaacactagCATCTtatatgcaaaatttaaaaatataaacagaattttatttataaggccACTAATGTATACCTAAAGTTTGTGGAATACagatctcattaattatttaaacgcGTTATCTAGATTGTTATCCTTTGTTTTCAAGTATCGGGATCttaatgagaaatatattgaagaagcagtataaattttaaaagcatagTCAATCACAGAAAACTTTATTCCGTCAAGATTGGTTACGGGGGAAAATCTATCTCGGTTTCCTTATGTTTTAggatttttataaagcaaaaaaaaatcatagctATTGGAAAATCTATGATGGCATGTTggaatttgttattattcaaCGCCCATATTTGTTCACATCCAAAATATGCATAGACTACACAGAATCCAATACAgagtatattaattgaattagagaatacatatatatattatatataaatgctaCAAAATAGCTTTGGGAATTTTAGTCAAACATTTCGTTCATTCGACAAATGAAGAAGACACGTATAGATTTATTAcggtataaatttattagtaactTAGTTGATTCCCTGTTCCTATTGggtaaatttttatgtgtattatatgttcaattccttattatttagattttacaGGTAGAAACTTTTTTGggattagatttaattttaacgtaCTAAATGCCaggtaacaataataataatcgtgATTGAGTATAGACAAAACCAGGTTAATTAGCTATATAACATcctaatacataaataaacctTGAACTTagcctttatattatattcagtatCCTATTTAGCATATAATACTGATTTGCACTTCTAAATGTCACTATGACACTTTGTAACTTTCGGTGGTAATTTCATGAGTAaagcattattaaattataaaattatattctttatttaataatacaaaggctaaattgtttttttttacaaaactaatatttttggttatgGTGTGAATCgtactgtttttttatttacttatctaAGGCTATACTTATGGCTAAGTGCAATCaagaaataatagttaaatattaaattggtaACATTTTAAgctaaaatttcataaatacaaaTCGAAATATTGGTCACAaagtagaatttatttaataaagacattcataaaataatagaatgcgactgctttaaaatatgtttctacCATTCAACTACATATGAATTAAGAAccttatttacaatttaaatattttatttttagttttagcGCGGTACGTAATATAATTAGGTACATAAagattcaaaaacaaaaactggcattatttataattaaaatttttattcttcttatcaaaattacattgttagacgacgacgacgacgaaaacttctcagcattttaataattcaccGTACGGGTGCAGTTTCCATATCGTTgaagggagaggagctttaacagtaCCTGGGAcatgcgacccaggtgtaggtttaagagtACGAAGTACGGTCTAacaatgaattgatgttagttttggacaggcccaagtcgtTTAGCTGTTACACCTCTTGATCACACTTCTACagcatacaaaatacaaattcacgtcgaacctattcttagtgagttgaTGTTAGATGTCGCCTGTTAGTATCGCGAACCACAACTTCAACACATTAATGATTTTTGCATGTAACTTTGACAAATGGGCTTTATTAAAAGCATAGACGAGACACATCGGATTTTGGATTATACAAAGTTTTATGTATCAATTAACAATACACAAGAaggattaaattaatacaatgtattaattaatgaaattaggcctaaaattaattaaacattgattGTATTACACTATGAGGTAATCTGTTATGTTCCAGGTAGTAGATGGTGGAGACTGTCCCCTCCTAGCAGGTGTGGTTGACTCCCATGTCCACGTCAACGAGCCCGGCCGCACCGCCTGGGAGGGTTTCCGTACAGCGACCAGTGCAGCTGCTGCTGGCGGCATAACTACCATCGTCGATATGCCGCTGTGAGTGTGTGGTAAAACAAATTGTCTTTCAGTCAGAGAAgaagttatttaaactttactgTGCTGAAATTAATACTATTGATGAATTCATATCAACAGTAAACTTATTCGAGAACTGACAGACTTGTCCtcggaatattttttgttgcttATACTCTActtcttaaaattctttaattactAGCATTGCATTTCAGAAACTCCATCCCGCCGACAACGACCTTGgagaatcttaaaataaaagccaATTCTGCGAAGGAAAACGTATTCGTAGATGTTGGATTTTGGGGCGGCGTGATTGTTGGGAATCAGGTTAGTTAGAATACTAACACaatgaaatagtaaaaaaaagtataaaaatattaggataataacaataaagtttgaaaaatatcGTTTCCAGGATTCTCTTCGAGATTTAATAAAGGCTGGAGTGGTgggttttaaatgttttctttgtCCAAGTGGCGTTGAAGAGTTTCCTAATGTAGGAATcgaagatttaaatttagcaTTTGATGCCCTTGAAGGAACCGGCTCGGTTTTGGCTGTAAGTACGATATAAATAGGTATAATATATGTGGTCAATAGCGTTTACAAGATTAGTGATGTAGCTATTGCATTAACTTTGTAAATGTGAAATAGTAGACATTATAAACATGACATCACTTTTTCTATGTGACAAAAGGAGTTATTTTAGGTTCGTATTTTAAAAGACAAGAAATCCATTCCATTGTGTtgtaaggaaaataataaaaatatttaaaaaattatatattaaatattctttttagttTCACGCTGAAGTTGAAGAGGAGACATCTAGCGggaaatgtatgaaattagGTAATTAGTTTTATGATATGTAACATGTGAAGAACATAaagtttataagatatttagaAATCACTACAGCAATATTTTATGcaagaaataatattgattccGCGTACTTATGTTTGGAGTAAATATCAGAATATCTAACAAAGGACTCATATtgttgcaattataattatttatataacccaATCGTTCCAGATCCTGAAGATTATAACACGTACCTAGAGTCGCGACCATCCCAAATGGAATTAAGTGCAGTCTCACTCATAACCAACTTCCTACAAAAAACGGAGTACATTTCATAGaaccatttattttaattaagtttttataatactaagtacatttttttaaattaaaacatgacAATTTTAAGAgacattaaatactatttgggttgttgatatttatatatacttttacaaCTTGCTAGTCTATATCGTTATACAAGATAACATTTGAATTTACAGCGTTCGAGTTCATATTGTTCACGTGTCATCTGCAAATGTGGTGCCGCTTCTGGTGAAGGCTCGTGAGGATCGTCTAGCCAAAGGCCATAATGCCTGGCGTGGAGGAGTAACCGCTGAGACATGCCACCACTATCTAACGCTGAGCGCAGATGAAGTGCCACGAGGACACAGCGAGTACAAATGTGCTCCTCCAATACGAGATGCTAATAATAAGGTACAttactttatttgaatttggaaaTATTGGAtgatggtttttttttatttcaaaggcgccaaacgagcagacggcctacctcaTGCAAAGTAGTAATCGTCGCCCATGGCCacgcatctgcaacataagggatGTTGCAGATGCGTGGCCGACATTGATTGTGGGAGAGGGAGAGAAAGGGGTAAGAAAAGACAAAAGGCATGAATGGGTGGAGAAAGAAAAAGGGGCACCAACTCTCTCACTCATCTGACGAATCGCAGCCATTacaggctacttcacgccgatcttctgcgAGAGGGTGGTACGGGTGGGTAGAAAGGAAAAGACCGATacctttgaataaaatttgaaagttGAGGTAATGAATAGTTTGTGAGAAATAAGGAAGAATGCCAAGAATTCCAAAAAAATGGACCGTATAAATAGAAAGACAAAGAAGGTAAAAAGTGGTGGCATGAAAGAAAAGAGTATGACGAGTATAAAAATCTGCGCCATTAGTCAATCAAGCCAAATCTATTAAGGAATAGAATGAACTAATAATGACGAGTTAGTTATGAAATATTGCCAATTATTTCACCCGGCAGTGctttattacaatactaaaaataagtacaccataaaaataaaagactaaTTCGATGGAAAAATTCTAcaagattttgataaaatgacctatgtgtttaattttttctttattataggAAAAATTGTGGAAGTTTTTGCTAGATGATAAATTGGATATGGTTGTATCAGATCACTCGCCCTGTACCCCGGAACTCAAGTGTAGCAATAACTTAAAAGCTTGGGGTGGAATATCTTCGGTCCAGtttggtaatattttaaataattattaataataataatattgctttattttagtcagtttattttttttttatctaactaCGTACAGGTTTGCCATTATTTTGGACTCAAGCTAGTGCTCGTGGATTAGATTTAAGATCAATAACCAAATATCTAAGTTCTGGTCCAGCCCATCTTTGCGGGTTGCAAAATCGAAAAGGAGCACTTAAAAAAGGATTGGATGCCGATCTTATTTTCTTCGATTGCGACGCAAATTTCACTGTAACCCAAGAAATCATACGACATAAAAATAAGGTAATTTTGCATTATATTATCTTTCGAATCTGGATTTGAATTCTTAaagattttctataatatgtCATGTTCAGTAAGGCAATATATTGCtactaatacaatttttttttagctgACGC is part of the Danaus plexippus chromosome 9 unlocalized genomic scaffold, MEX_DaPlex mxdp_26, whole genome shotgun sequence genome and harbors:
- the LOC116767661 gene encoding allantoinase-like, which encodes MTGQYNLFLSKRLVTEEKIFDGGVLVNEFGKIEDVLDRYDADNLIAESKDKITVVDGGDCPLLAGVVDSHVHVNEPGRTAWEGFRTATSAAAAGGITTIVDMPLNSIPPTTTLENLKIKANSAKENVFVDVGFWGGVIVGNQDSLRDLIKAGVVGFKCFLCPSGVEEFPNVGIEDLNLAFDALEGTGSVLAFHAEVEEETSSGKCMKLDPEDYNTYLESRPSQMELSAVSLITNFLQKTDVRVHIVHVSSANVVPLLVKAREDRLAKGHNAWRGGVTAETCHHYLTLSADEVPRGHSEYKCAPPIRDANNKEKLWKFLLDDKLDMVVSDHSPCTPELKCSNNLKAWGGISSVQFGLPLFWTQASARGLDLRSITKYLSSGPAHLCGLQNRKGALKKGLDADLIFFDCDANFTVTQEIIRHKNKLTPYIGKELKGVVRKTYLRGHLIYDGGDLIGSPRGELLLNDIK